In one Fusarium keratoplasticum isolate Fu6.1 chromosome 5, whole genome shotgun sequence genomic region, the following are encoded:
- a CDS encoding Protein arginine N-methyltransferase: MSINDSASDEGEWLDLESDEEAISITSFFGPKTFPNVAAMLEDSKQNHAFDFVAHVQKLKLDFHGAVKLVNFVRDHVKNGSPVPKEISEKDLEDEKYLRPVLENDALIFSLDEVLENITSEGSEGAKDSDLVVRNKELEEELERVKSQFASYRLTVEETLDRRWGDDTEPAKTEGKKDDSAYYFESYAAHEIHETMLKDAVRTDAYRDFIYGNKHIFKDKVVLDIGCGTGILSMFCAKAGAKQVIAVDKSDIIVKARENIFHNGLANVITCLKGAIEDVKLPVDQVDIIVSEWMGYFLLYEAMLPSVLYARDKYLKPDGILAPSSATIWVAPIADPEYISDNISFWRDVYGFDMKTMQEGIYEEARVEAMPQSAVCGEPYPFKVLDLHTVKAEDLQFTAKWSSKLTREVERVDGFLIWFDNFFTTARNDPVPPPETTPETWDKTKQGGVAFTTGPSGTVTHWKQGLLLAPPEEKPSAKSPTSLSGEITFLAAEDNARALTLKTSWTDAEGESRQHSWQLK, encoded by the exons ATGTCCATCAACGACTCCGCTTCTGATGAGGGCGAGTGGCTCGACCTCGAGTCCGACGAAGAGGCCATCTCTATCACATCTTTCTTTGGCCCCAAGACTTTCCCCAATGTCGCCGCCATGCTCGAGGATAGCAAGCAGAACCACGCATTCGACTTTGTCGCTCATGtgcagaagctgaagctcgACTTCCACGGCGCCGTGAAGCTCGTCAACTTTGTCCGTGACCATGTCAAGAATGGATCGCCAGTCCCCAAGGAGATTTCTGAAAaggacctcgaggatgagaagtACCTCCGGCCAGTGCTGGAGAACGACgctctcatcttctcgctCGACGAGGTGCTGGAGAACATCACCAGTGAGGGTTCAGAGGGAGCCAAGGACAGTGACCTGGTGGTCCGCAACAAGGAacttgaggaggagcttgagagagTCAAGAGCCAGTTTGCCAGTTATCGTCTGACTGTTGAGGAGACGCTGGACCGTCGATGGGGTGACGACACTGAGCCAGCCAAGACTGAGGGGAAGAAAGACGATTCTGCCTACTACTTTGAGTCATATGCCGCCCATG AAATTCACGAGACGATGCTCAAGGATGCTGTGCGGACTGACGCCTACCGTGACTTCATCTACGGAAACAAGCACAtcttcaaggacaaggtcgtTCTGGACATTGGATGTGGCACTG GTATTCTCAGCATGTTCTGTGCAAAGGCTGGTGCCAAGCAAGTCATCGCCGTTGACAAGTCAgacatcatcgtcaaggctAGGGAAAACATCTTCCACAACGGCTTGGCCAACGTTATTACATGCCTGAAGGGCGCTATCGAGGATGTCAAGCTGCCCGTGGACCAGGTCGACATCATTGTCAGCGAGTGGATGGGCTACTTCCTTCTCTACGAGGCAATGCTCCCCAGTGTCCTGTACGCCCGAGACAAGTACCTCAAGCCGGATGGTATCCTTGCCCCCAGCTCAGCGACTATCTGGGTTGCTCCTATCGCCGACCCAGAGTATATCTCTGACAACATTTCCTTCTGGAGAGACGTCTATGGATTCGATATGAAGACAATGCAAGAGGGTATCTATGAAGAGGCTAGGGTTGAGGCCATGCCGCAGAGCGCTGTCTGCGGCGAGCCCTACCCATTCAAGGTGCTCGATCTCCACACCGTCAAGGCGGAGGATCTCCAATTCACGGCCAAATGGTCGTCGAAGCTCACGCGCGAGGTTGAGCGTGTGGATGGCTTCCTGATCTGGTTCGACAACTTCTTCACCACTGCGCGAAACGACCCAGTCCCTCCACCAGAGACTACACCCGAGACTTGGGACAAGACGAAGCAGGGTGGTGTCGCTTTCACAACTGGCCCCTCCGGCACCGTCACCCACTGGAAGCAAGGACTTCTGCTCGCTCCCCCAGAGGAGAAGCCCTCTGCAAAGTCCCCCACCAGTCTGTCTGGTGAAATCACCTTCCTGGCGGCCGAAGACAATGCCAGAgcgttgaccttgaagacCTCATGGACGGATGCTGAAGGCGAATCAAGGCAGCATTCGTGGCAGCTGAAGTAG
- a CDS encoding 5'-3' exoribonuclease: protein MGIPAAFRWLSNKYPKIISPVIEDQPITLEDGSTIPVDTTRPNPNGEELDNLYLDMNGIVHPCSHPEDRPAPKDEEEMMLEVFRYTDRVVNMVRPRKILMIAVDGVAPRAKMNQQRSRRFRSAQDAKEKEEDKQELIKLLKQQNGGSLSAESLESVTKKAFDSNSITPGTPFMDILALSLRYWCQYKLNTDPGWAKLKVIISDATVPGEGEHKIMSFVRSQRASPDHDPNTRHVIYGLDADLIMLGLATHEPHFRVLREDVFFQEQKARLCKLCGQKGHDAQNCRGEEKKKDGEHDEKDKGVTLKPFIWLHVSVLREYLEVELSVSNLPFRFDLERAIDDWIFMCCFVGNDFLPHLPALEIREHGIDTLTKLWKDNLPVMGGYVTKDGHIDLERAQVILDGLAKLEDGIFKRRKEQEDRREANNKRRRLQNENNGRGGRQSGQSTPRINGHMNPSQGMALHPIASYPKPEKPLTHDMIVNRSTAPDANVANKSAASVLKAQLQSQKSLSTAKPEDATQESPSALGKRKASEIEEDGSSTTGTPGTTTPAPATEEGPVDEVRLWEDGYADRYYEKKFHKDPKDIEFRHSVARAYVEGLAWVLLYYFQGCPSWEWYYPYHYAPFAADFKDLAKMNITFEKGRTSRPFEQLMSVLPAASRHALPEVFHDLMLNPESPIIDFYPEDFKVDLNGKKMAWQGIALLPFIEMPRLLAAVQGKYPELSPEDSARNEMGRDVLIFSEGHESLYDEVLTKFYSKRQGDSKFKLDPKKSDGLSGKVEKKDGYVPHGELKYPLERKAMPDLDYDRSVTVYYDFPQTSHTHKSMLLRGVKMPKPALTPSDVEIIRSKANRGGRGGYGRGGYDRGGYNGPGMSRGNQYGRPQNGYGRSDGHYQSRGPPPMPPPPGAPGFGIGVPPPPPPPNYYNNRPHDNYRGGGYSGYNQPRGPPPIQTPPGYQGYGGQGGHGGHGGHGGQSYGRGRGSGGYRDGRSYR from the exons ATGGGTATTCCGGCGGCTTTCCGATGGCTTTCCAACAAGTACCCCAAGATCATCTCGCCAGTCATTGAGGATCAGCCCATCACGCTCGAAGATGGATCTACGATTCCCGTCGATACAACTCGGCCAAACCCAAATGGCGAAGAGCTTGATAACCTTTACCTCGACATGAATGGTATCGTTCATCCTTGCTCTCATCCCGAGGACAGGCCCGCCCCtaaggatgaggaggagatgatgctcGAGGTATTCCGGTATACCGATCGCGTTGTCAACATGGTGCGACCGCGAAAGATCCTGATGATTGCAGTTG ATGGTGTTGCGCCCCGAGCCAAGATGAACCAACAGCGATCCAGACGTTTCCGCTCCGCCCAGGAcgccaaggaaaaggaagaggacAAACAAGAGCTCATTAAGCTCTTGAAGCAGCAGAATGGGGGTAGCCTATCAGCCGAGAGCTTGGAGAGTGTGACCAAGAAAGCATTCGACTCGAACTCCATCACGCCTGGAACTCCGTTCATGGACATCCTTGCACTCAGCTTGAGATACTGGTGCCAATACAAGCTTAATACGGATCCTGGTTGGGCTAAGCTTAAAGTCATCATTTCTGATGCCACTGttcctggagaaggagagcacAAGATTATGTCCTTCGTCCGATCTCAACGCGCCTCTCCTGACCACGACCCAAACACTCGCCATGTCATCTACGGCCTTGACGCAGATCTTATTATGCTGGGCCTCGCCACTCATGAACCCCATTTCCGAGTTCTACGGGAAGATGTTTTCTTTCAGGAGCAGAAGGCCCGCCTCTGCAAGTTGTGTGGACAAAAGGGACATGATGCTCAAAACTGTCgcggcgaggagaagaaaaaggacgGTGAACAcgacgagaaggacaagggtGTCACCCTGAAACCTTTCATCTGGCTTCATGTTTCCGTGCTGCGGGAGTATTTGGAGGTCGAGCTGAGTGTATCGAATTTGCCCTTCCGGTTTGACTTGGAGCGTGCCATTGATGACTGGATCTTCATGTGTTGTTTCGTCGGTAACGACTTTTTGCCTCATCTTCCGGCCTTGGAGATCCGAGAGCATGGCATCGACACGCTGACAAAGCTCTGGAAGGATAACTTGCCCGTTATGGGTGGCTATGTCACGAAGGATGGACATATCGACTTGGAAAGAGCACAGGTTATTTTGGACGGCCTTGCGAAGCTAGAAGATGGCATCTTTAAGCGAAGaaaggagcaggaggaccGTCGAGAAGCCAACAACAAAAGACGGAGACTCCAGAACGAGAACAATGGTCGAGGTGGGCGTCAGAGTGGACAGTCGACTCCTCGAATCAACGGTCACATGAACCCATCTCAGGGTATGGCGCTGCACCCCATCGCGTCCTACCCGAAACCCGAGAAGCCATTGACCCATGACATGATTGTCAACCGAAGCACCGCCCCGGACGCGAATGTGGCGAACAAGAGCGCTGCCAGTGTTCTCAAAGCCCAGCTGCAGTCGCAGAAGTCGCTGTCTACCGCAAAGCCGGAGGACGCTACTCAGGAGTCCCCGTCGGCGCTTGGAAAGCGGAAAGCTTCTGAAATTGAAGAGGATGGCAGCTCGACTACCGGAACCCCGGGGACCACGACGCCAGCACCAGCTACCGAAGAAGGCCCAGTTGATGAAGTTCGTCTTTGGGAAGATGGCTATGCCGACCGCTACTACGAGAAGAAGTTCCACAAGGACCCGAAAGACATTGAGTTCCGTCATTCGGTCGCGCGGGCGTATGTGGAGGGACTCGCTTGGGTTTTGCTGTACTATTTCCAGGGATGTCCTTCCTGGGAATGGTACTACCCCTATCACTATGCCCCGTTCGCAGCCGACTTCAAGGACTTAGCCAAGATGAACATCACCTTCGAAAAGGGCAGGACATCGAGGCCCTTCGAACAGTTGATGAGCGTCTTGCCTGCCGCGTCTCGTCATGCATTGCCTGAGGTGTTCCACGATCTCATGCTCAACCCAGAGAGCCCCATCATTGACTTTTACCCTGAAGATTTCAAAGTTGATCTCAACGGAAAGAAGATGGCTTGGCAAGGAATTGCCCTGCTTCCTTTCATTGAGATGCCCCGACTTCTGGCAGCAGTGCAGGGCAAATATCCGGAGCTGAGCCCTGAGGATTCGGCCAGGAACGAAATGGGCCGAGATGTGCTCATTTTCTCCGAAGGCCATGAGAGCCTGTATGATGAGGTGTTGACCAAGTTCTACTCGAAACGCCAGGGAGACTCCAAGTTCAAGCTGGACCCTAAAAAGAGTGACGGGCTATCtggcaaggtcgagaagaaAGATGGCTATGTTCCTCACGGCGAGCTGAAGTATCCCCTCGAGCGGAAAGCCATGCCGGACCTTGACTACGACCGTTCCGTGAC GGTCTACTACGACTTCCCACAGACATCCCACACCCACAAGTCGATGCTTTTGCGTGGGGTCAAGATGCCTAAGCCTGCACTTACACCCAGCGACGTTGAGATCATTCGAAGCAAGGCCAACAGGGGGGGCAGGGGCGGCTATGGGCGAGGAGGCTATGATCGGGGTGGTTACAATGGGCCTGGAATGTCGCGAGGAAACCAGTATGGACGACCACAAAACGGATATGGCAGATCGGATGGGCACTATCAATCACGCGGGCCTCCACCGATGCCTCCACCACCGGGCGCGCCCGGATTCGGCATTGGAGTCCcgccgccacctcctccgccgaATTACTACAACAACCGGCCCCACGACAACTACCGTGGTGGTGGCTATTCAGGCTACAATCAGCCTAGAGGTCCTCCACCCATCCAAACACCTCCCGGGTATCAAGGGTATGGTGGACAAGGTGGACATGGTGGACATGGTGGACATGGTGGCCAGTCTTATGGCAGAGGTAGGGGCTCCGGAGGGTATAGAGATGGACGGTCTTATAGGTAG